A window of the Hordeum vulgare subsp. vulgare chromosome 5H, MorexV3_pseudomolecules_assembly, whole genome shotgun sequence genome harbors these coding sequences:
- the LOC123397104 gene encoding transcription termination factor MTERF2, chloroplastic yields the protein MAMATFAATPALLSPSPPPPNPAAHALRAHQPRPSLPPRLQTPRRLRVTAPAAAHAASSLSSARGDPREAEAAVAELLRDHGASPEDAAAIAARAPGYADMLADGVRELDELGLWASWSAGAGAGAGAEMGALAFGRKVYFMGRSRRDGAVVPLIESLGVRLSSAKLIAPYVAAEGLPVLIHRVKFLKEMLFSGSGYETLIGRNAKRMMMHFSIPADEALQTTLSFFEKMEARHGGLSMLAHGDVSFPYLIESFPMLLLCSEENHLKPLIDFLEHIGIPKPRIPSVLLAFPPIILSDVEKDIKPRIHAWEKAGIEQEYIGRMLLKYPWILSASVIENYKQTLLFFNRRKIASTALGMAVKSWPHILGCSTTRMNSILVLFDDLGISKKMVVPVLTSSPQLLLRKPNEFLQVVSFFKDMGFDKKVVAKIVCRSPEIFASDVENTLKKKIDFLIDFGICERHLPRIIKKYPELLLLDINRTLLPRMNYLLGMGLCKKDVCSMISRFSPLLGYSIELVMKPKLEFLLRTMKKPLKAIVEYPRYFSYSLEGRIKPRFWIIKSRNIDCSLTDMFAKNNELFAEEYLGIET from the exons ATGGCCATGGCCACCTTCGCTGCCACTCCCGCGCTCCTCTCCCCATCTCCCCCGCCCCCCAACCCCGCAGCCCATGCACTCCGCGCGCACCAGCCCCGCCCCTCTCTCCCGCCCCGCCTCCAAACTCCACGCCGCCTCCGCGTCACCGCCCCCGCAGCCGCCCACGCCGCCAGCTCCCTCTCCTCCGCCCGCGGGGACCCGCGCGaggcggaggcggcggtggcggagctgCTGCGGGACCACGGCGCGTCGCCGGAGGACGCGGCGGCCATCGCCGCGCGCGCGCCGGGGTACGCGGACATGCTGGCCGACGGCGTCAGGGAGCTCGACGAGCTCGGGCTCTGGGCGTCCTGGAGCGCCGGGgcgggcgccggcgccggcgccgagaTGGGCGCGCTCGCGTTCGGCAGGAAGGTGTACTTCATGGGGCGGAGCCGGCGCGATGGGGCGGTAGTCCCGCTCATCGAGAGCCTCGGCGTGCGCCTCTCCTCCGCCAAGCTCATCGCGCCATACGTCGCCGCCGAGGGCCTCCCCGTGCTCATCCACAGG GTTAAGTTCTTGAAGGAAATGCTATTTTCAGGCAGTGGTTATGAAACTCTAATCGGACGGAATGCTAAGCGCATGATGATGCACTTCTCAATACCTGCAGATGAGGCACTCCAAACTACACTGTCATTTTTCGAAAAA ATGGAGGCCAGACATGGTGGTCTGAGCATGTTAGCACACGGGGATGTGTCATTTCCTTATCTCATCGAATCATTTccaatgcttcttctttgctcAGAGGAGAATCATCTTAAGCCATTAATTGATTTCCTTGAACACATTGGAATTCCCAAGCCAAGGATTCCATCAGTTTTGCTGGCATTTCCTCCTATTATCCTTTCTGATGTCGAAAAGGATATCAAGCCAAGGATTCATGCATGGGAGAAG GCTGGCATAGAACAAGAATATATTGGCCGGATGTTGTTGAAGTATCCATGGATTCTTTCAGCAAGTGTGATAGAAAACTATAAGCAGACGCTTTTGTTCTTCAACAGAAGAAAG ATTGCCAGTACAGCCCTTGGTATGGCTGTCAAAAGTTGGCCTCACATTCTAGGTTGTTCAACAACGAGAATGAATTCAATTCTGGTGCTGTTTGATGATCTGGGCATCAGCAAGAAAATGGTGGTCCCTGTTCTTACATCAAGTCCACAGTTGCTGCTGAGAAAACCTAATGAGTTTTTGCAG GTTGTTTCCTTTTTTAAAGATATGGGTTTCGATAAGAAAGTAGTGGCAAAGATTGTCTGTCGTTCTCCAGAAATTTTTGCTTCAGATGTGGAGAATACCCTCAAAAAGAAAATCGACTTTCTTATTGACTTTGGTATTTGTGAGCGTCACCTTCCTCGTATCATTAAGAAGTACCCAGAGCTTTTGTTGTTGGACATAAACCGCACACTGCTGCCCAG AATGAACTACTTACTGGGGATGGGCTTGTGTAAGAAAGATGTGTGCTCAATGATCTCAAGATTCTCCCCACTTCTGGGTTACAGTATTGAGCTTGTGATGAAACCAAAGCTTGAGTTTCTGTTGCGAACCATGAAGAAGCCTCTTAAAGCGATTGTGGAATATCCGAGGTACTTCAGCTATTCTCTGGAGGGGAGGATAAAGCCACGGTTTTGGATTATCAAGAGTAGAAACATTGACTGCAGTCTGACAGACATGTTTGCAAAGAACAATGAACTTTTTGCTGAAGAGTACCTTGGAATAGAAACATGA